Proteins encoded by one window of Desulfovibrio ferrophilus:
- a CDS encoding anthranilate synthase component II, with protein MNAILIDNHDSFTHNLEHLLAAHLGHGPEVVCYDDLPHLSPVGRELIIISPGPGRPAEYPGYGLWIDSGIPVLGICLGLQIINEHFGGRTDRLQHCVHGKTEDINFLGQTQTVARYHSLYCSNLGTGLEVIAANTNGVPMALAHRNRPIMGYQFHPESFLTKQGGVFIDHALQSFGIA; from the coding sequence GTGAACGCCATCCTCATCGACAACCACGACAGCTTCACCCACAACCTCGAGCATTTGCTGGCCGCACACCTGGGCCACGGCCCGGAAGTGGTCTGCTATGACGATCTGCCCCATCTGTCGCCAGTGGGCAGAGAGTTGATCATCATCTCCCCCGGTCCGGGAAGGCCTGCTGAGTATCCTGGTTATGGCCTCTGGATCGATTCCGGCATTCCGGTGCTAGGGATCTGCCTCGGCTTGCAGATCATCAATGAACATTTCGGAGGCCGAACCGACCGCCTGCAACACTGCGTGCACGGCAAGACCGAAGACATCAACTTTTTGGGGCAGACCCAAACCGTGGCTCGCTACCATTCACTCTACTGCTCAAATCTGGGCACAGGACTGGAAGTAATCGCTGCCAACACCAACGGCGTCCCCATGGCACTGGCACACCGGAACCGGCCGATCATGGGCTACCAGTTTCATCCCGAATCATTTTTGACTAAACAGGGCGGAGTCTTCATTGACCATGCGCTACAATCATTCGGTATCGCTTAG
- a CDS encoding chorismate-binding protein, which translates to MRYNHSVSLSVQAFTALAYRLAQDGQADLFLSGSGRSDETRCVIGFIPRSELIITDRTTRQDIKDYCFGTQEPTLGFISYTYGLKLRGVKTTKTTDFPLGHLKQYGAVLEHDLSTGRGEIHGPDENAARKLAALATAQLDMPPLFASSPAKQVQQSLTQEAYESGVRKTLEAIRDGHTYQLNLSLKFSRTAKDMDMPGLAMDFWQRHPAPFYAFFNSGTHTILSTSPERFLRVTDGEVLSQPIKGTLHFKQYTPELEHKVTSSAKESAELSMIVDLVRNDISQNCEYGSVRVEGHKSTFIVDNLVQMYSNVHGRLREDSTVIDLLLDAFPGGSITGCPKRRSMELIETLEPHTRDVYCGSFVIIRGKRDMDSSIAIRTCWHDSRTDTFSFHAGSGIVVDSAPRKEYRETMAKAHKFLALGKS; encoded by the coding sequence ATGCGCTACAATCATTCGGTATCGCTTAGCGTGCAGGCCTTCACTGCGCTTGCCTACCGACTGGCGCAGGATGGACAGGCTGATCTGTTCCTGTCCGGCTCAGGCAGATCGGACGAGACGCGTTGTGTTATCGGCTTCATTCCCCGATCGGAACTGATCATCACGGATCGGACGACCCGCCAGGACATCAAGGACTACTGCTTCGGCACGCAGGAACCAACTCTGGGATTTATCTCATACACCTACGGCCTGAAGCTCCGTGGGGTAAAAACAACCAAGACAACGGACTTTCCGCTGGGACATCTGAAACAATACGGCGCCGTGCTGGAGCACGACCTATCCACAGGCAGAGGAGAAATTCATGGCCCGGACGAGAATGCCGCCCGCAAACTCGCAGCATTGGCAACAGCACAGCTTGACATGCCGCCCTTATTTGCCTCATCCCCAGCCAAACAAGTCCAGCAAAGCCTTACCCAAGAAGCCTACGAATCCGGAGTTCGCAAAACCCTTGAGGCCATCCGCGACGGCCACACCTATCAGCTCAACCTCTCGCTCAAATTTTCGCGCACGGCCAAAGACATGGATATGCCGGGACTGGCCATGGACTTCTGGCAGCGCCACCCGGCACCTTTCTATGCTTTTTTCAATAGCGGGACGCACACAATCCTCTCAACTTCTCCGGAGCGCTTCCTGCGCGTCACGGACGGTGAGGTCCTGTCTCAACCCATCAAGGGCACGTTGCACTTCAAGCAGTACACGCCGGAACTGGAGCACAAAGTCACCAGCTCAGCCAAGGAAAGTGCCGAATTATCCATGATCGTGGATCTTGTCCGCAACGATATCTCGCAAAACTGCGAATACGGTTCGGTCCGGGTCGAAGGGCACAAGTCCACTTTCATCGTGGATAATCTGGTACAGATGTACTCCAATGTGCATGGCCGCTTACGGGAGGATTCCACCGTGATCGACCTGCTGCTGGATGCCTTTCCCGGGGGCTCGATCACAGGGTGCCCCAAGCGGCGCAGCATGGAGCTCATCGAAACGCTGGAACCGCATACGCGCGATGTCTACTGCGGCAGCTTTGTCATCATCCGTGGCAAACGAGACATGGACTCGTCCATTGCCATCCGCACCTGCTGGCATGACAGTCGCACGGACACCTTCTCGTTCCATGCCGGCAGCGGCATTGTTGTGGACTCCGCCCCCCGGAAGGAGTACCGGGAGACAATGGCAAAAGCGCATAAATTCCTGGCCTTGGGGAAATCATGA
- a CDS encoding aminotransferase class IV, whose translation MIFYRNGEYHKDRIDLSVTSPALRYGFGFFETLYWDGGRVCRLEAHQKRIFSSLKAFDLDYVDENFATIIPQVAHDNGLSGQTARINIQYPIDDTGPAQAIVMAAPYSPPDKPLRLVLTPRPFHSWLGLHKSTSHLPYFLEHKKALAAGMNGAVLAAPSGHVLEVTHAALLFQDGNTLLTPAPPLQGEQAPGILPSTALAAASETLEITARPVRVDEIGNFKCAWALNSLMGMQPIAAIGQNTFTLDDETAKAITTVIHGS comes from the coding sequence ATGATCTTCTACCGGAACGGCGAATATCACAAAGACCGCATCGACCTCTCCGTGACAAGTCCTGCCCTGCGCTATGGATTCGGATTTTTCGAAACCCTGTATTGGGACGGCGGGCGTGTCTGCCGCCTTGAGGCTCACCAGAAACGAATATTCAGCAGCCTCAAGGCGTTCGATCTGGACTACGTCGATGAAAATTTTGCCACAATCATCCCCCAGGTAGCCCACGACAACGGCCTCTCAGGCCAGACCGCGCGCATCAACATCCAGTACCCCATCGATGACACCGGGCCAGCCCAGGCCATCGTCATGGCCGCACCCTATAGCCCGCCAGACAAACCGCTCCGTCTGGTCCTGACACCCAGGCCCTTTCATTCCTGGCTGGGACTCCACAAAAGCACCAGTCATCTGCCGTATTTTCTTGAGCACAAGAAAGCCCTGGCTGCAGGGATGAATGGAGCAGTCCTGGCCGCGCCCAGCGGACATGTACTGGAAGTCACACACGCGGCCCTGCTCTTCCAGGATGGGAATACATTGCTGACCCCAGCCCCACCCCTTCAAGGTGAACAAGCGCCAGGGATACTTCCCAGTACGGCCCTGGCCGCAGCGAGTGAAACGCTTGAAATCACCGCTCGGCCCGTCAGGGTGGATGAAATCGGCAATTTCAAGTGCGCCTGGGCCCTCAACTCGCTCATGGGAATGCAGCCCATTGCTGCCATCGGTCAGAACACATTCACGCTTGACGACGAGACAGCCAAGGCCATAACCACTGTCATCCACGGATCATAA
- a CDS encoding DUF2721 domain-containing protein gives MQITVTTPALLFPAISLFMLAFTNRFLSLGARIRSLHDQYRQGGDDSLRKQIRNLRKRVHMIRNMQGLGVLSMCSCVLSMICLFEDMIVTGQVLFALSLLFLLSSLFISFLEIRISVQALDILLEDLEQD, from the coding sequence ATGCAAATCACCGTCACGACACCCGCCTTGCTCTTCCCGGCCATATCCTTGTTCATGCTGGCTTTCACCAACCGCTTCCTGTCACTCGGGGCACGCATCCGCAGCCTGCATGACCAGTATCGGCAGGGTGGCGACGATTCGCTTCGCAAGCAGATTCGCAATTTACGCAAACGGGTCCACATGATCCGCAACATGCAGGGCTTGGGTGTTCTGTCCATGTGTTCCTGCGTGCTGTCCATGATCTGCCTGTTTGAAGACATGATTGTAACCGGCCAGGTGCTGTTCGCCCTGTCCCTGCTCTTCCTGCTGTCCTCTCTGTTCATCTCCTTCCTGGAAATCAGGATTTCCGTGCAGGCCTTGGACATCCTGCTGGAAGATCTGGAACAGGATTAA
- the bioA gene encoding adenosylmethionine--8-amino-7-oxononanoate transaminase, with protein sequence MQTLPQTILDFDREHLWHPYTSMRDPLPVYEVARAQGVRLCLADGRELIDGMASWWSAIHGYSHPFIISAIQKQASSMAHVMFGGITHRPAVELAKRLIDLAPHGLDRVFLADSGSVSVEVGMKMAYQYWLSKGVKGRTRMLTVRGGYHGDTFRTMSVCDPEGGMHQFFKGIVFEHLFAPKPEPCFGDSWEEKHIEAFAKLIRLHTDELAAVILEPVVQGAGGMRFYSPEFLSRVRELCDETGILLIADEIATGFGRSGQMFACDWAGISPDIMCVGKALTGGTMTLAATLANRRVSDGISNGTHGILNHGPTFMGNPLACAAANASLELLVNSPWEERVDQIEGQLRAELSPCAELPTVQDVRVLGAIGVIECRRPADAAAMQQFFVDRGVWVRPFGRLVYIMPPYIISPEDLSEVTAAMADAVAQKELFT encoded by the coding sequence ATGCAGACATTACCCCAAACAATCCTCGACTTTGATCGCGAGCACCTCTGGCACCCGTACACCTCCATGCGGGACCCACTGCCCGTCTATGAAGTGGCAAGAGCACAAGGCGTTCGCTTATGCTTGGCCGACGGGCGTGAACTCATTGATGGCATGGCCTCCTGGTGGAGCGCCATCCACGGTTATTCCCATCCCTTCATCATTTCAGCCATCCAGAAACAGGCTTCGAGCATGGCGCATGTCATGTTTGGCGGCATCACGCACCGCCCAGCCGTGGAACTGGCCAAGCGTCTGATTGACCTCGCTCCGCATGGACTGGACAGGGTCTTTCTGGCGGACTCGGGATCGGTCTCCGTGGAAGTGGGCATGAAAATGGCCTACCAATACTGGTTGTCCAAGGGGGTCAAAGGCCGCACACGCATGCTCACCGTCCGTGGGGGCTACCACGGAGACACCTTTCGCACCATGAGTGTCTGTGACCCCGAAGGCGGGATGCACCAGTTTTTCAAGGGCATCGTGTTCGAGCATCTCTTCGCCCCCAAGCCGGAACCATGTTTTGGTGATTCTTGGGAAGAAAAACATATCGAGGCCTTTGCCAAGCTCATCCGCCTGCATACCGACGAACTGGCTGCCGTGATCCTTGAACCTGTGGTCCAGGGCGCGGGCGGGATGCGTTTCTACTCACCGGAATTCCTGAGCCGGGTACGCGAACTCTGCGACGAGACAGGGATTCTGCTCATCGCTGATGAGATTGCCACAGGGTTCGGACGCTCGGGCCAGATGTTCGCCTGCGACTGGGCTGGCATATCCCCGGATATCATGTGCGTCGGCAAGGCCTTGACCGGCGGAACCATGACATTGGCTGCCACTCTGGCCAACCGCCGCGTCTCCGACGGCATCTCCAATGGAACCCACGGCATCCTGAATCACGGACCAACCTTCATGGGCAACCCCCTGGCCTGTGCTGCAGCCAATGCCAGCCTGGAACTGCTTGTCAATTCCCCATGGGAGGAGCGAGTGGACCAGATCGAGGGACAACTGCGAGCGGAACTGTCCCCCTGCGCGGAACTGCCCACAGTCCAGGATGTTCGGGTTCTCGGGGCCATTGGCGTCATCGAATGCAGACGTCCAGCAGACGCAGCGGCCATGCAGCAATTCTTCGTGGATCGTGGGGTCTGGGTCCGACCTTTCGGGCGCCTGGTCTACATCATGCCACCGTATATCATCAGCCCAGAAGACTTATCGGAAGTCACAGCTGCCATGGCCGATGCCGTGGCCCAAAAGGAATTATTCACATGA